Below is a genomic region from Gemmatimonadota bacterium.
TACACCACGCGATGTAAGGGATTTTTACGAGCAATATTCTCAGGGTACTGGTAGGACTGATTGATCCGCCTATATGGACAAAAAAAAATCCCACTCTGAATACAGGATGGGATTTTTTGTGATCTACACAACTCAATTCCCGCCACCGCCGCGCCCACCACCACGACCACCTTGACCACCGCGACGACCTTGCTGGCCTCGAGCCTGTCTGGGCGGACCCGCTTCAATCGTAATATTCACCCGCACCTCATCCCCCAGCACATTGGCAAAATTCGCCCAGCTATTCACGCCATAATCCGAACACAACAGCGTCAACTCGGTCTCAAAACCAGCCAGAGGTGTGCCGCGCTGCGGATGCGTGCCAACACCGAGCACTGTCACCGGCAACGTAACGCTCTTCGTCACGCCGTGCATCGTCAAATCACCCGTCACCAGAATTTTTTCTCCCTCCTTCACAGCCGACGTACTCTTAAACGCGATTGTCGGATACGTCTCCACCTCAAAGA
It encodes:
- a CDS encoding YceI family protein; this translates as MLSVIRLLCLGLVSSLVMADTGFAEKYQIDRSHSSVGFSIRHFVSRTAGRFNQFSGTIDYDPAAPEKMMIQATIQTRSIDTGNQRRDGHLRGADFFEVETYPTIAFKSTSAVKEGEKILVTGDLTMHGVTKSVTLPVTVLGVGTHPQRGTPLAGFETELTLLCSDYGVNSWANFANVLGDEVRVNITIEAGPPRQARGQQGRRGGQGGRGGGRGGGGN